Proteins encoded by one window of Collimonas fungivorans:
- the arsC gene encoding arsenate reductase (glutaredoxin) (This arsenate reductase requires both glutathione and glutaredoxin to convert arsenate to arsenite, after which the efflux transporter formed by ArsA and ArsB can extrude the arsenite from the cell, providing resistance.), translating into MNITIYHNPECGTSRNTLELIRNTGVEPEVIEYLKQPPSLATLTKLISDAGLAVREAIRQKGTPYTELGLDAPGLTDAQLLDAMLAHPILINRPFVVTPGGTRLCRPSELVLDILPLPQKGPFTKEDGEVVINSEGRRFTTSD; encoded by the coding sequence ATGAACATTACGATTTATCACAACCCTGAGTGCGGCACATCACGCAATACGCTGGAGCTCATACGCAATACCGGTGTCGAACCTGAAGTCATCGAATACCTGAAACAGCCGCCGTCGCTGGCGACTCTTACGAAACTGATTTCGGACGCCGGTCTCGCGGTACGTGAAGCTATCAGACAAAAGGGCACACCTTATACAGAACTCGGACTGGACGCGCCAGGCCTGACAGACGCGCAATTGCTGGATGCCATGCTGGCGCATCCGATTCTGATCAACCGGCCTTTTGTCGTCACGCCAGGCGGCACGCGCCTGTGCCGTCCGTCCGAACTGGTGCTCGATATTCTGCCGTTGCCGCAAAAGGGACCTTTCACCAAGGAAGACGGCGAAGTCGTGATTAATTCGGAGGGACGCCGTTTCACAACATCTGATTAA
- a CDS encoding MFS transporter, with amino-acid sequence MRNNASSAGWLIPALGMTQIIGWGAMFYAYGVLMGPMQAALHTSKPVIVGAFSLALLVSGFLSTLAGAIIDRFGGRILMGAGSVLAAVLLALLSRVDSVTELYLVWAGIGVAMSATLYQPAFAVLTQTFGAEYRRAITLVTLFGGFASTVSWPLTQFLLGKCGWRDTWTIYAIANLLLCLPVHALLPVFRQDRGAKAAETATKATLATVLREPRFYLVTGAITLNALVFSAMSLHLISILQARGVSPVHAAAIGALVGPMQVLGRVLETTIGKKATSRQVGLIAIWLLPLALALLLAPSEWLLVYGVFAAMYGIGNGVMTIVRGTLPAELYGRETYGAISGAMATPVLIAIAAGPFAASLVYSLTGGYAGTMLVLIGIALLGAILFICVTNHSPLADNLPVLKKVEP; translated from the coding sequence ATGCGTAACAATGCCAGCAGCGCCGGATGGCTGATTCCCGCCTTAGGGATGACGCAGATCATTGGATGGGGCGCGATGTTTTATGCATACGGCGTCCTGATGGGGCCAATGCAGGCTGCATTGCATACCTCTAAGCCGGTCATCGTCGGCGCGTTTTCGTTAGCGCTGCTGGTGTCGGGTTTTCTGTCGACATTGGCCGGCGCCATCATAGATCGCTTTGGCGGACGCATCCTGATGGGCGCCGGTTCTGTACTGGCCGCCGTGCTCCTGGCATTATTATCCCGTGTAGATTCGGTTACCGAGCTGTATCTGGTATGGGCGGGGATTGGCGTTGCCATGAGTGCCACCCTGTATCAACCAGCGTTTGCAGTGCTTACGCAAACCTTCGGCGCCGAATATCGCAGGGCCATCACTTTAGTGACGTTGTTCGGCGGTTTTGCCAGCACGGTCTCTTGGCCGCTCACGCAGTTCCTGCTCGGAAAATGTGGCTGGCGCGATACCTGGACGATCTACGCAATCGCCAATCTGCTGCTGTGCCTCCCGGTGCATGCCTTGCTGCCGGTTTTCAGGCAGGATCGCGGCGCCAAGGCAGCAGAAACCGCGACCAAGGCCACACTGGCCACGGTGCTGCGGGAGCCGAGATTCTATTTGGTGACCGGCGCCATCACGCTAAACGCTTTGGTGTTTTCAGCCATGTCCTTACATCTGATCTCGATATTGCAGGCACGGGGAGTATCGCCCGTCCATGCCGCGGCAATAGGCGCCCTGGTTGGCCCGATGCAGGTTCTAGGCCGTGTCCTGGAAACCACTATCGGCAAAAAAGCCACGTCGCGCCAGGTAGGATTGATTGCTATCTGGCTGTTGCCGCTGGCGCTGGCATTATTACTCGCACCGTCTGAGTGGCTGCTGGTTTACGGCGTATTCGCGGCCATGTACGGGATCGGCAACGGCGTGATGACGATCGTACGCGGCACGCTGCCGGCAGAACTGTATGGCCGCGAAACGTATGGCGCAATCAGCGGCGCCATGGCTACCCCCGTGCTGATAGCGATTGCCGCAGGGCCGTTTGCGGCATCGCTGGTGTATTCGCTGACGGGCGGATACGCTGGAACGATGCTGGTGCTGATCGGTATTGCCCTGCTGGGCGCTATTCTTTTTATTTGCGTCACCAACCATTCCCCGCTGGCAGATAATCTGCCGGTTTTAAAGAAAGTCGAACCATGA
- the arsB gene encoding ACR3 family arsenite efflux transporter translates to MSVQCEVTGRRAAGVSMNFFERYLTVWVALCIVAGIFLGQLFPVGVQAIGALEIARVNLPVGVLIWVMIIPMLLKIDFSAWNQVKGHVRGIGVTLFINWAVKPFSMALLAWVFIRHWFAPYLPAEQLDSYVAGLILLAAAPCTAMVFVWSRLTGGDPYFTLSQVALNDLIMVFAFAPLVALLLGVSSITVPWATLLTSVMLYIVVPVIIAQVWRKSLLRRGQASFDKLMERIQPWSISALLLTLVLLFAFQGNAIIEQPLVIALLAIPILIQVFFNSALAYWLNKIVGEKHSIACPSALIGASNFFELAVAAAISLFGFKSGAALATVVGVLIEVPVMLLIVGIVNRTQGWYEGR, encoded by the coding sequence ATGTCTGTCCAATGCGAAGTTACCGGTAGACGCGCCGCAGGCGTATCCATGAATTTTTTTGAGCGCTATCTGACCGTCTGGGTAGCGCTATGTATCGTTGCCGGTATTTTTCTTGGACAGCTTTTCCCGGTCGGGGTGCAAGCGATAGGGGCGCTGGAAATCGCCAGAGTGAACCTGCCGGTTGGCGTCTTGATCTGGGTGATGATCATTCCGATGCTGCTGAAGATCGACTTCTCCGCCTGGAATCAGGTCAAGGGACATGTGCGCGGCATAGGCGTGACCTTGTTCATCAATTGGGCGGTCAAGCCGTTCTCGATGGCGTTGCTTGCCTGGGTGTTCATCCGGCATTGGTTCGCGCCGTACCTGCCCGCCGAACAGCTGGATTCTTATGTGGCCGGACTGATCCTGCTGGCTGCCGCGCCTTGCACTGCCATGGTGTTTGTCTGGAGCCGGCTCACCGGCGGCGATCCTTATTTCACACTGTCGCAGGTCGCGCTGAACGATCTGATCATGGTGTTCGCATTTGCGCCGCTGGTAGCTCTCTTGTTGGGTGTATCGAGCATTACGGTGCCTTGGGCCACGCTACTGACTTCCGTAATGTTGTATATCGTAGTGCCTGTGATCATTGCCCAAGTGTGGCGAAAATCCTTGCTGCGGCGCGGCCAGGCCAGTTTCGACAAGCTGATGGAGCGCATCCAGCCGTGGTCGATCTCGGCTCTGCTGTTGACTCTGGTGCTGCTATTTGCGTTCCAGGGCAATGCGATCATCGAACAGCCCCTGGTCATTGCTCTGCTGGCGATTCCTATCCTGATACAGGTTTTCTTTAATTCTGCGCTGGCCTATTGGCTCAATAAGATTGTCGGGGAAAAGCATTCTATCGCTTGTCCCTCTGCGCTGATTGGTGCTTCCAACTTCTTCGAGCTGGCGGTTGCCGCCGCGATCAGCCTGTTTGGCTTCAAGTCCGGCGCCGCGCTGGCAACCGTGGTCGGGGTGCTGATCGAGGTTCCTGTCATGTTGTTGATTGTCGGCATCGTAAACCGTACTCAAGGCTGGTACGAAGGACGTTAA
- a CDS encoding arsenate reductase ArsC codes for MSDKVYNVLFLCTGNSARSIMAEALVVTMGKGRFRGFSAGSHPGGTVNPFAIEQISHTDYPLENLRSKSWDEFAAADAPQMDFIITVCDNAAGETCPYWPGHPLSAHWGFEDPALATGADEYKREVFHKVFRQIMARINVFVSLPLHMLEKNAIKREMDAIGQSKV; via the coding sequence ATGAGCGATAAGGTATATAACGTGCTTTTTCTTTGCACGGGTAATTCGGCGCGCAGCATCATGGCTGAAGCATTGGTGGTCACCATGGGAAAAGGCCGGTTCCGTGGCTTCTCTGCCGGCAGCCACCCAGGTGGCACTGTCAATCCTTTTGCCATCGAACAGATCTCGCATACCGACTACCCGTTGGAAAACCTGCGTAGTAAAAGCTGGGATGAATTTGCCGCTGCCGATGCGCCGCAGATGGATTTCATCATTACGGTGTGCGATAACGCGGCAGGTGAAACTTGCCCTTATTGGCCAGGCCATCCGTTGTCGGCGCACTGGGGATTTGAGGATCCGGCGCTCGCCACTGGCGCCGACGAATATAAGCGTGAAGTATTCCATAAGGTGTTCCGCCAAATCATGGCGCGTATCAACGTCTTTGTCAGCTTGCCGCTGCACATGCTGGAAAAGAATGCGATCAAACGCGAAATGGATGCTATTGGCCAGAGCAAAGTCTGA
- a CDS encoding ArsI/CadI family heavy metal resistance metalloenzyme yields the protein MKRLHVHVAVDNLADSIRFYSSMFANEPTVQKTDYAKWMLDDPRVNFAISRRGVQSGLNHLGIQVESDSELDEMQSRLESLQPDVAKEEKVSCCYAKSDKYWVTDPQGIAWETFRTLDTIPVFGDAHAKLAVTASCCVPAAGAAAAAAGKCC from the coding sequence ATGAAACGCCTGCATGTCCATGTCGCTGTCGATAACCTGGCAGACAGCATCCGCTTTTATTCATCGATGTTTGCGAATGAACCCACAGTGCAAAAGACCGATTACGCGAAATGGATGCTGGACGATCCCCGCGTGAATTTCGCGATCTCGCGGCGCGGCGTGCAGTCCGGCCTGAACCATCTTGGCATCCAGGTCGAATCCGATAGCGAACTGGATGAGATGCAGTCGCGCCTGGAGTCGCTTCAGCCGGATGTGGCGAAGGAAGAAAAAGTTTCCTGTTGCTACGCCAAATCAGACAAATACTGGGTGACTGATCCACAGGGTATTGCATGGGAGACCTTCCGCACGCTCGACACCATTCCCGTGTTCGGCGACGCGCATGCGAAGCTAGCGGTTACAGCATCATGCTGCGTTCCTGCTGCGGGAGCAGCAGCGGCGGCAGCTGGAAAATGTTGCTGA
- a CDS encoding ArsR/SmtB family transcription factor — MKAKSVVTALAALAQDSRLAIFRALVQAGPEGLPAGKIGEITGISPSSVSFHMKELFHADMVASRNEGRFVIYSANFATMNELLAFLTENCCGGDPCMPTCSPACATTEGASS, encoded by the coding sequence ATGAAAGCGAAATCAGTCGTCACCGCCCTTGCGGCGCTTGCCCAGGATTCCCGCCTGGCGATCTTCCGTGCATTGGTGCAGGCCGGGCCTGAGGGGCTGCCTGCCGGAAAAATCGGGGAGATTACGGGTATCTCGCCTTCCTCCGTATCGTTCCACATGAAGGAACTTTTTCATGCCGATATGGTGGCGTCGCGCAATGAAGGCCGCTTTGTTATCTACTCCGCCAACTTCGCCACCATGAATGAATTATTGGCATTTCTTACCGAAAATTGTTGCGGGGGTGATCCCTGCATGCCCACTTGCAGTCCTGCCTGTGCCACCACCGAAGGAGCCTCGTCATGA
- a CDS encoding SRPBCC family protein, whose product MDKNKSTDRIEKEIVLKAARSRVWRALSNAEEFGDWFGVALKGKTFAAGQAVQGQITYPGYEHLAWNVVIDRVEPESLLSFRWHPYAVDAAVDYSQEPTTLVVFELTAVEEGTFLRVVESGFDNIPAERRQEAFSMNSGGWDEQMKNIEKHVAAS is encoded by the coding sequence ATGGATAAAAACAAATCTACGGATCGGATTGAAAAAGAGATCGTGCTTAAGGCCGCACGTTCGCGGGTATGGCGTGCCTTATCGAATGCCGAGGAATTCGGTGATTGGTTTGGCGTGGCGCTGAAGGGAAAAACCTTCGCCGCCGGCCAGGCCGTGCAGGGGCAGATTACTTATCCCGGCTATGAACACCTGGCCTGGAACGTGGTGATCGATCGCGTGGAGCCGGAAAGCTTGCTGTCTTTCCGCTGGCATCCCTATGCGGTTGATGCCGCGGTCGACTATTCGCAGGAGCCGACCACGCTGGTGGTGTTCGAACTGACGGCGGTCGAAGAGGGTACTTTTCTGCGCGTGGTCGAATCCGGCTTTGACAATATCCCGGCCGAGCGGCGTCAGGAAGCGTTCAGCATGAACAGCGGCGGCTGGGACGAGCAGATGAAGAATATCGAGAAACATGTTGCTGCATCCTAG
- a CDS encoding Lrp/AsnC family transcriptional regulator has translation MREKLDEVDHKILALLMDDARLSMATVAKRVGIARTTAIARLAAMEKKGVIAGYGVRLDLGLYQPAVRAYVGISIDSRNAPSLVQQLQQMSQVETLCAVSGVIDYMLTLRCQSTDELDRLLDQIGAMEGVRHTSTSIILSKRIDRGPI, from the coding sequence ATGAGAGAGAAACTCGACGAAGTTGACCACAAAATCCTGGCCCTGCTGATGGACGATGCGCGCCTGTCCATGGCTACAGTCGCCAAGCGCGTCGGCATTGCCAGGACGACCGCGATTGCACGGCTGGCGGCGATGGAAAAGAAGGGCGTGATCGCCGGCTACGGCGTGCGCCTCGACCTCGGGCTGTACCAGCCCGCAGTGCGTGCTTACGTCGGCATCTCGATTGACTCCCGCAATGCACCATCATTGGTCCAGCAGCTGCAGCAGATGTCGCAGGTGGAAACCCTATGCGCGGTGAGCGGCGTGATCGACTACATGCTGACCCTGCGCTGCCAGTCGACCGATGAACTGGACCGCCTGCTGGACCAGATCGGCGCCATGGAAGGGGTGCGCCACACATCGACTTCGATCATCCTCAGCAAGCGGATTGATCGCGGACCGATTTAA
- a CDS encoding saccharopine dehydrogenase family protein has product MTTKLILLGAGKIGDAILNLLSHTGDYILTVADRDPQRLEYVKQAGFPNVTTILADISHAPTVTKLISGHDVTLSACPYFLTPVIAAAAKAAKSHYFDLTEDVESTRFVKSLAHESDTAFVPQCGLAPGFISIVANDVASRFEQLHDVKMRVGALPTFPSNALKYNLTWSTDGLINEYCNPCEAIVDGVLRETSPLEELEHFSLDGVDYEAFNTSGGLGTLCESLRDRVQNLDYKTVRYPGHRDIIKILVRDLQLGKLERRPILKEVLETSIPITKQDVVLTFVSVSGMRDGRLEQETYAQKTYSQHVNGQLLSAIQLTTAAGICAMVDLVVTGVLPQSGFVRQEQVTLGDFLANRFGQFYAGHAPAHGGFASASNTDFNKLKAVA; this is encoded by the coding sequence ATGACTACCAAACTGATCCTTCTGGGCGCCGGCAAAATCGGCGACGCCATCCTCAACCTGCTGTCCCATACCGGCGACTATATCCTGACCGTAGCCGACCGCGATCCGCAACGGCTGGAGTATGTGAAGCAGGCGGGGTTTCCCAACGTCACCACGATCCTGGCGGACATCTCGCACGCGCCGACCGTGACCAAGCTGATCAGCGGCCACGATGTCACGCTGTCGGCCTGTCCGTATTTCCTGACGCCGGTCATCGCCGCCGCCGCCAAGGCAGCTAAATCGCACTATTTCGACCTGACCGAAGATGTCGAAAGCACCCGTTTCGTCAAATCGCTGGCGCACGAGTCTGACACTGCATTCGTGCCGCAATGTGGCCTGGCGCCGGGTTTCATTTCGATCGTGGCGAACGATGTGGCGAGCCGCTTCGAGCAGCTGCATGACGTCAAGATGCGCGTCGGCGCGCTGCCGACCTTTCCTAGCAATGCGCTCAAGTACAACCTGACCTGGAGCACCGACGGCCTGATCAACGAGTACTGCAATCCTTGCGAAGCGATCGTCGACGGCGTGCTGCGCGAAACCTCGCCGCTGGAAGAGCTGGAACACTTCTCGCTCGACGGCGTCGACTACGAAGCCTTCAACACCTCCGGCGGCCTCGGCACTCTGTGCGAAAGCCTGCGCGACCGCGTGCAGAACCTGGATTACAAGACCGTGCGTTATCCCGGCCATCGCGACATCATCAAGATCCTGGTGCGCGACCTGCAACTGGGCAAGCTGGAACGCCGTCCGATCCTGAAAGAAGTGCTGGAAACCTCGATCCCGATCACCAAGCAGGACGTGGTGCTGACCTTCGTCAGCGTCAGCGGCATGCGCGACGGCCGTCTTGAGCAGGAAACCTATGCCCAGAAGACCTATAGCCAGCACGTCAACGGCCAGTTGCTGTCGGCGATCCAGCTGACCACCGCGGCCGGCATCTGCGCCATGGTTGACCTGGTCGTCACGGGTGTATTGCCGCAAAGCGGTTTTGTGCGGCAAGAACAAGTCACTCTGGGCGATTTCCTGGCCAACCGTTTCGGCCAGTTCTACGCCGGCCATGCGCCTGCGCACGGCGGTTTTGCATCGGCCAGCAATACCGATTTCAATAAACTGAAAGCGGTTGCTTAA
- a CDS encoding autotransporter serine protease, with protein sequence MLSACGGGGGGSSSGAGGAQQPVPTTSTPSSSVAPTLNASDPSSASAAHARGITGAGVTVAVVDTDFNVSDPEFGGRLSKTVYASGGAGDSHGSEAAEALGGSSYGVAPAVNMLGAAVGTGGENVTLNASVYQDLFNKGARLFNQSNAFGSIATPGGNGPTFYNIYQPFVSKGSLFIWAAGNDGSAHPSLTAGLPALYPDLQKGWLAVVAVNAAGGAQGYSSSDTTPGVISSYSNRCGEAANWCLAAPGDFISAAAGRRVYGTSFAAPAVTGAAALVQQAYPWMNADQIRQTILSTATSMGDTATYGWGLLNASKAANGPGLFDTRLTLGGNFVAKFDSASSTFANNIGGNAGLLKDGSGTLTLSGNNTYAGANEILKGTLNVTGSVASAVTIDSAGVLSGDGGRIGGSVSNNGRLSNTGSGMTIAGNYTATASAVLANQFNTTLTIGGSATLGNSHLVATTPAGSSDPSGYVAQQVGVKGKVLTAANGVSGVFQDVSFEHDGTAFNPGTFLNATLAYTANEVDLSIARNDVKAVAAQAFAADPTRNNSAANVETGLKAADAMAASGNTGGGISSSDSAFLNSAAALQRTADIAAAAQVLDSLSGQIYASSQALTFQQSQAINRDLSNRLSLLANPVAGGAKAGLWASVIGATGKLGQSGYSSADTSTWGGQFGFDTHLDDKAIVGAALSYSESKASFDRFGGAANSQDAGLSLYGRYALSHDGIYVSGRAGIARVTSKINRSVILGSEVDSLSANHTDSMISAYAETGYVRKLSATSTLTPFAGISYDRLKRGAFTETGSPFGLTAGSSTYHQTASVLGLRGDTGFDWLGGHTSVQAYAAWQHGFNDGKLDFNAAFVGAPAAGFSVQGIGLARNSGWAGIGISSVFASNWSWYGNYDAQFGKGGLVNNVFSAGVRKAF encoded by the coding sequence ATGCTTTCTGCGTGCGGCGGCGGCGGTGGCGGCAGCTCTAGCGGAGCGGGCGGCGCTCAGCAGCCAGTGCCGACCACATCCACCCCCTCAAGCAGCGTCGCACCGACGCTCAACGCCAGCGATCCAAGCAGCGCCAGCGCCGCCCATGCGCGCGGCATTACCGGGGCCGGCGTGACGGTAGCAGTGGTCGACACGGATTTCAATGTCAGCGATCCGGAATTTGGCGGACGCCTCAGCAAGACCGTCTACGCCAGCGGCGGCGCCGGCGACAGCCACGGCAGCGAAGCGGCGGAAGCGCTGGGCGGCAGCAGCTATGGCGTGGCGCCGGCAGTCAACATGCTGGGCGCCGCAGTCGGCACCGGTGGTGAAAACGTCACCTTGAATGCCTCGGTTTACCAGGACTTGTTCAACAAGGGGGCGCGCCTCTTCAACCAGTCGAACGCCTTTGGCTCGATCGCGACCCCCGGCGGTAATGGCCCGACTTTCTACAATATCTATCAGCCTTTCGTGAGCAAGGGCAGTTTGTTCATCTGGGCCGCAGGCAACGATGGCAGCGCCCATCCCAGCTTGACAGCCGGTTTGCCGGCCCTGTATCCCGACCTGCAAAAAGGCTGGCTGGCAGTGGTGGCGGTGAATGCTGCCGGCGGCGCCCAGGGATACAGCAGCAGCGATACCACGCCAGGCGTGATTTCCAGCTATTCCAACCGCTGCGGCGAGGCCGCCAACTGGTGCCTGGCGGCGCCCGGCGATTTTATCTCGGCTGCCGCCGGCCGCCGGGTCTACGGCACTTCGTTCGCCGCGCCGGCGGTAACCGGCGCCGCTGCCCTGGTGCAGCAAGCCTATCCCTGGATGAATGCCGACCAGATCCGGCAAACCATCTTGTCGACCGCCACCAGCATGGGCGACACCGCCACCTACGGCTGGGGTCTGCTGAACGCCAGCAAAGCCGCCAACGGTCCTGGCTTGTTCGATACCCGGCTGACCTTGGGCGGCAACTTCGTCGCCAAGTTCGACTCCGCCAGCTCAACCTTCGCCAACAATATCGGCGGCAATGCCGGCCTGCTGAAAGACGGCAGCGGCACGCTGACCCTGTCCGGCAACAACACCTATGCCGGCGCCAATGAAATTCTGAAAGGCACGCTGAACGTCACCGGATCGGTTGCTTCCGCAGTCACCATCGACAGCGCCGGCGTGCTGTCCGGCGACGGCGGCCGCATCGGCGGCAGCGTCTCCAACAACGGCCGTCTCAGCAATACCGGCAGCGGCATGACGATTGCCGGCAACTATACGGCCACGGCCAGTGCGGTGCTGGCCAACCAGTTCAATACGACCTTGACCATAGGCGGCAGCGCCACGCTCGGCAATTCACACCTGGTGGCGACCACGCCTGCCGGCAGCAGCGATCCGTCCGGCTACGTGGCGCAGCAGGTCGGCGTCAAAGGTAAGGTGTTGACCGCTGCCAACGGCGTATCCGGCGTGTTCCAGGATGTGTCGTTCGAACACGACGGCACGGCTTTCAACCCGGGTACCTTCTTGAACGCGACGCTGGCTTATACCGCCAACGAAGTTGACTTGAGCATTGCACGCAACGACGTCAAGGCGGTTGCAGCGCAAGCGTTTGCCGCGGATCCTACGCGCAACAACAGCGCCGCCAACGTCGAGACCGGACTCAAGGCGGCCGACGCCATGGCCGCCAGCGGCAACACCGGCGGCGGCATTAGCAGCAGCGACAGCGCCTTCCTGAACAGCGCCGCGGCGCTGCAGCGCACAGCGGATATCGCTGCCGCGGCCCAGGTGCTGGATAGCCTGTCGGGACAGATCTATGCCTCTTCGCAGGCGCTGACTTTCCAGCAGTCGCAAGCCATCAACCGTGATTTGTCGAACCGCCTGTCGCTGCTGGCCAATCCGGTTGCGGGCGGCGCCAAGGCGGGCTTGTGGGCCAGTGTGATCGGCGCCACCGGCAAGCTCGGCCAGTCCGGCTATTCCTCGGCCGATACCTCGACCTGGGGCGGCCAGTTCGGTTTCGATACGCACCTGGACGACAAGGCGATCGTCGGCGCCGCGCTGTCCTATTCGGAAAGCAAAGCCAGCTTCGACCGTTTCGGCGGCGCCGCCAACAGCCAGGATGCCGGCTTGTCCCTGTATGGCCGCTATGCGCTCAGCCATGACGGCATCTACGTCTCCGGCCGCGCCGGCATCGCCCGCGTAACCAGCAAGATCAATCGCAGCGTGATCCTCGGCAGCGAGGTCGACAGCCTGTCCGCCAACCATACCGACAGCATGATTTCAGCCTATGCCGAAACCGGCTACGTGCGCAAACTGTCGGCGACATCGACCTTGACGCCGTTTGCCGGCATCAGCTACGACCGCCTCAAGCGCGGCGCGTTTACCGAAACCGGCAGCCCCTTCGGCCTCACCGCCGGCAGCAGCACCTACCATCAGACTGCGAGCGTACTTGGCTTGCGCGGCGATACCGGTTTCGACTGGCTGGGCGGCCATACCAGTGTGCAAGCTTATGCGGCCTGGCAGCATGGTTTCAACGACGGCAAGCTGGATTTCAATGCGGCTTTCGTGGGCGCGCCGGCTGCCGGTTTTTCGGTGCAGGGCATAGGCCTGGCGCGCAACAGCGGCTGGGCCGGGATCGGCATCTCCAGCGTGTTTGCCAGCAACTGGAGCTGGTACGGCAATTACGATGCGCAGTTCGGCAAGGGTGGGCTGGTCAACAATGTATTTTCGGCGGGCGTACGCAAAGCGTTTTAA
- a CDS encoding MBL fold metallo-hydrolase has translation MFTRTLFRSLLATAAGLMIAGAAAAAPQPLKLEVYNPGASGMFPVSSELITGSTDAIVIDAQFDRSSAGQLLKKIQDSGKKLTTIYISHGDPDYYFGLEVLKEAYPDAKVLAPAPVIAHIKATMQDKLAFWGPKLGANAPRQLIVPEPLEGSTLTLEGRKLEVIGLDGASPERTFVWIPSLKAVVGGVLVAGNEHVWTADTQTLASRQQWIKMLDKISSLHPKIVVPGHFSAGAPQTIESVRFTKNYLKTYEAETVKAKDSAALIDAMKKHYPNLDGVSSLELGAKVSKGEMKW, from the coding sequence ATGTTTACACGTACCTTGTTCCGTTCGCTGCTGGCAACCGCCGCAGGCCTGATGATCGCCGGCGCTGCGGCCGCGGCGCCGCAACCTTTGAAACTGGAGGTCTACAATCCCGGCGCCAGCGGCATGTTCCCGGTGTCTTCCGAGCTGATTACCGGCAGCACCGACGCCATCGTCATCGATGCCCAGTTCGACCGTTCCAGCGCCGGCCAGCTGCTGAAAAAAATCCAGGACAGCGGCAAGAAGCTGACCACCATCTACATCAGCCACGGCGATCCAGACTATTACTTCGGCCTGGAAGTGCTGAAGGAGGCATATCCGGACGCCAAGGTGCTGGCGCCGGCGCCGGTGATCGCCCACATCAAGGCCACCATGCAGGACAAGCTGGCGTTCTGGGGCCCCAAGCTGGGCGCCAACGCGCCTAGGCAACTGATCGTGCCGGAACCGCTGGAAGGCAGCACCCTGACCCTGGAAGGCCGCAAGCTGGAAGTGATCGGCCTCGACGGCGCCAGCCCGGAGCGCACGTTTGTCTGGATTCCATCGTTGAAGGCCGTGGTTGGCGGCGTGCTGGTGGCCGGCAATGAACATGTATGGACTGCCGACACCCAGACCCTGGCATCGCGCCAGCAATGGATCAAGATGCTCGACAAGATTTCGTCCTTGCATCCGAAGATCGTGGTGCCGGGCCATTTCAGCGCCGGTGCGCCGCAAACCATCGAATCGGTGCGCTTCACCAAGAACTACCTGAAGACCTATGAAGCGGAAACCGTCAAAGCCAAGGACTCCGCCGCCTTGATCGACGCGATGAAAAAGCATTATCCGAACCTGGATGGCGTATCGTCGCTGGAACTGGGCGCCAAGGTAAGTAAAGGCGAAATGAAATGGTAA